From a region of the Agromyces ramosus genome:
- a CDS encoding LacI family DNA-binding transcriptional regulator, which yields MVTIGDVAAAAGVSRSTASYALSGKRTISPEVRAKVAEAVRDLNYTPNAGARALATARTSVIALLGRFLADEFAPAMLQYILGVTNRARELGYDTLLVSEDDGVAALQRISSSRMVDGFVLLNVAENDDRLPVLRNAPQPGALLGLPGDPDGIDVFDLDFPAAGALMVETMHTHGHRELILVSQPLHVIERGGAYVWRLADSARERAAELGVTLHSYFGAASQPEVGRDLNRFLDAHPSATGLLLNNEAAAAALPNVLASRGLKCPEDISVVGRYSDDFARMFSLPYSAVDSAADELGRRAVEALVQRIEQRHSTSPVHIELIRPMIQDRGSLAAPPK from the coding sequence GTGGTTACCATCGGCGATGTAGCTGCTGCAGCTGGCGTTTCGCGGAGCACAGCGTCGTACGCTCTGTCAGGCAAGCGGACGATCTCACCCGAAGTCCGCGCCAAGGTTGCTGAAGCTGTCCGCGACCTCAACTACACCCCGAATGCCGGCGCACGTGCTCTCGCAACAGCCCGGACGAGCGTCATCGCACTGCTGGGCCGATTCCTCGCTGATGAGTTCGCGCCAGCGATGCTGCAGTACATCCTCGGAGTGACGAACCGTGCGCGTGAACTGGGATACGACACCCTTCTGGTGTCGGAGGATGACGGCGTGGCCGCCCTTCAGCGGATTTCTTCTTCGCGCATGGTCGACGGCTTCGTGCTCTTGAACGTCGCCGAGAATGACGACAGGCTGCCGGTTCTGCGCAACGCCCCGCAGCCGGGCGCCCTCCTGGGTCTTCCCGGGGATCCGGACGGAATCGATGTCTTTGACCTCGATTTCCCGGCCGCCGGGGCCCTGATGGTGGAAACCATGCACACCCACGGACATCGCGAGTTGATCCTCGTCTCGCAGCCTCTGCATGTGATCGAACGCGGCGGCGCATACGTCTGGCGGCTGGCCGATAGTGCGCGAGAGCGCGCCGCCGAATTGGGTGTGACGCTGCATAGCTACTTCGGTGCCGCCAGCCAGCCGGAAGTCGGGCGTGATCTGAACAGATTCCTGGACGCCCACCCGTCGGCAACAGGTTTGCTTTTGAACAATGAGGCCGCCGCCGCCGCGCTTCCGAACGTGCTCGCGTCACGGGGGTTGAAGTGCCCGGAGGACATTTCCGTGGTCGGCCGCTATTCCGACGACTTCGCGCGGATGTTCTCGCTGCCTTACTCCGCCGTGGACAGCGCCGCCGATGAGTTGGGCCGACGCGCCGTGGAAGCGCTCGTGCAGCGCATCGAACAACGTCACTCGACGTCACCCGTGCACATCGAGCTGATTCGCCCCATGATCCAAGATCGGGGAAGCCTTGCGGCTCCACCCAAGTAG
- a CDS encoding PxKF domain-containing protein, which yields METKQMSIFTFGRPIWRAEARDGEQHSSLGLRSRGRRAVATLTTTAIVAAGGLIAVAGPADAAPGPASTLVVQADQPFRPVTHMASGSLYGLASANVPTLDKILPIKPHTFVQKPEGGTQQPTGDALSVADTAKAAGAGVVIRLVDYLPGWPYRYNKAEWLPAVEKMVNDTKAAGKTNIVAYAIWNEPDITWQTVNGSFFDMWTDTYRLVRTLDPTMPIQGPAYSDNITSMRAFYEHAKATNTLPDVLEWHELIRSSKIKGDVENVRKILSDLNIPEPPIDITEYAAPAEVGLSGPLVGYIAKLERYGITRAELPFWNQSGALGDLLTGRNGDPNGAYWLYTWYAQMSGQMVTTTPPSNESPLDGAASVSDAGDEVRIITGGNTGPTSVKINGLDKLSLGSKVNVQLDFTASYGRTVKTDGPINISNTTYEISADGSISVPIVMNPMYGYQVVVTPAGDPTDLSGTYSLTNVNSALQLATLGGATANGNPVVQADPTATSGQVWKVVAAGQGLYKVVHTPSGRVLAIADAATSNGAPAVIADESNAEEQLWQLVPDGKGSVRLANYATGKTLGVMSLSKNDGAAVVQWTDGSPTSNCQPNGPRQPGKIGSALDFCKTSSYGSLPSGIVSNLNGDWSISTWIKPAALTNWSRVFDFGTGQTVNMFLTMNAGGAGPRFAITNSGAGAEQRLTYGGQNFPLNQWSNVVVTVSGTQGTMYLNGSVVATNSNMTLKPSALGNTTRNYLGKSQYNDPAYDGAIDDFAIYNRALSATEVAALAGGQAAAGNVAQYKFDEAGGNALQDSSGNNRNGTIVVGTGGSTSSTATDAQTADRFWKLTRVDITAPVVSVTCPPEAVVLGSTATATWSATDEANGSGLATAGEGSIGLDTSTVGARTVTVPAGTATDVAGNPSAEVSCDYAVIYDWEGFAEPVDMGDVVNSVKAGGAVPIKFTLNGDQGTDVLAAGSPIVQFGTCSSSAAVDEIEQTVTAGASGLKYDAAADQYVYVWKTEKSWAGKCATFVLQLNDGTTHTALFAFNK from the coding sequence ATGGAGACGAAGCAGATGAGTATTTTTACGTTCGGGCGGCCGATATGGCGCGCCGAAGCCCGTGACGGCGAGCAGCACTCCTCCCTCGGGCTGAGGTCCCGGGGTCGACGAGCTGTCGCGACGCTGACGACGACCGCCATCGTTGCCGCTGGCGGCCTTATAGCGGTGGCTGGCCCCGCCGACGCTGCACCTGGTCCGGCAAGCACGCTCGTCGTTCAGGCCGATCAGCCGTTCCGTCCGGTGACCCATATGGCGAGCGGGTCGCTCTATGGGCTGGCCAGCGCGAACGTGCCGACCCTGGATAAGATCCTCCCGATCAAGCCGCACACCTTCGTGCAGAAGCCGGAAGGTGGCACACAGCAGCCCACGGGCGACGCGCTCTCTGTCGCTGACACAGCCAAAGCTGCGGGCGCCGGGGTGGTGATCAGGCTCGTCGATTATCTTCCGGGGTGGCCGTACCGCTACAACAAGGCCGAATGGCTCCCCGCCGTCGAGAAGATGGTCAATGACACCAAGGCTGCCGGCAAGACGAACATCGTGGCTTATGCCATTTGGAACGAACCCGACATCACGTGGCAGACGGTTAACGGATCGTTCTTCGACATGTGGACGGACACGTACCGGCTGGTGCGCACCCTCGACCCGACGATGCCTATCCAGGGACCGGCCTACTCCGACAACATCACGAGCATGCGCGCGTTCTACGAGCACGCGAAGGCGACGAACACTCTCCCGGATGTCCTGGAATGGCACGAGCTGATCCGCTCGTCGAAGATCAAGGGCGACGTAGAGAATGTCCGCAAGATTCTGTCTGACCTGAACATCCCAGAGCCGCCGATCGACATAACCGAGTACGCCGCCCCCGCGGAAGTCGGCCTCTCCGGTCCGCTGGTGGGCTATATCGCGAAGCTGGAGCGCTACGGAATCACCCGAGCCGAGCTTCCGTTCTGGAACCAGTCGGGCGCCCTCGGCGACCTTCTCACCGGGCGCAACGGTGACCCCAACGGGGCATATTGGCTGTACACCTGGTACGCGCAAATGAGCGGCCAGATGGTTACCACGACACCGCCGTCGAATGAGAGCCCGCTGGATGGGGCCGCATCCGTCAGTGACGCCGGGGATGAAGTAAGAATCATCACCGGCGGAAACACCGGACCGACCTCGGTGAAGATCAATGGACTCGACAAGCTGTCGCTCGGCTCCAAGGTGAACGTGCAGCTCGACTTCACGGCCTCGTATGGTCGCACGGTGAAAACGGATGGTCCGATCAACATCTCCAACACCACGTACGAGATCTCGGCGGACGGCTCTATCTCCGTGCCGATCGTGATGAACCCGATGTACGGCTATCAGGTCGTCGTGACGCCGGCAGGGGATCCGACGGATCTGTCGGGGACCTACTCCCTGACCAACGTCAACTCCGCGCTCCAGCTCGCCACTCTTGGGGGTGCCACGGCGAACGGAAACCCCGTCGTCCAGGCCGATCCGACTGCAACGTCGGGCCAGGTGTGGAAGGTCGTTGCCGCTGGGCAGGGTCTGTACAAGGTCGTCCACACTCCAAGCGGTCGCGTGCTCGCGATCGCTGACGCCGCCACTTCGAATGGCGCGCCGGCAGTGATTGCGGATGAGAGCAATGCAGAGGAGCAGCTGTGGCAGCTCGTCCCCGACGGCAAGGGCAGCGTACGTCTGGCCAACTATGCGACGGGAAAGACCCTCGGAGTCATGAGCCTGAGCAAGAACGACGGCGCGGCGGTCGTCCAGTGGACCGACGGTTCGCCGACGTCCAACTGTCAGCCCAACGGCCCTCGCCAGCCGGGCAAGATCGGGTCAGCGCTGGACTTCTGCAAGACGTCTTCGTACGGCTCGCTGCCGAGCGGGATCGTGAGCAACCTGAACGGCGACTGGTCGATCTCGACATGGATCAAGCCAGCCGCGCTGACGAACTGGTCACGCGTGTTCGACTTCGGCACCGGCCAGACCGTCAACATGTTCCTCACGATGAACGCCGGTGGCGCGGGGCCGAGATTCGCCATCACCAATAGCGGTGCCGGCGCAGAGCAGCGACTGACGTATGGCGGGCAGAACTTCCCGTTGAACCAGTGGTCGAACGTCGTCGTGACCGTCTCAGGCACGCAGGGCACCATGTATCTCAATGGCAGCGTGGTCGCGACGAACAGCAACATGACGCTGAAGCCGTCGGCTCTGGGCAACACGACCCGCAACTATCTCGGGAAGTCCCAGTACAACGACCCGGCATACGACGGAGCGATTGATGACTTCGCGATCTACAACCGGGCCCTGTCGGCCACAGAAGTGGCCGCGTTGGCCGGCGGCCAGGCCGCGGCGGGCAATGTCGCTCAATACAAGTTCGATGAAGCTGGGGGAAATGCCCTGCAGGATTCGTCGGGTAACAACCGAAACGGAACGATCGTTGTCGGCACCGGCGGATCCACCAGCAGCACGGCAACAGACGCCCAGACGGCAGACCGCTTCTGGAAGCTGACTCGCGTGGACATCACGGCCCCAGTGGTGAGCGTTACGTGCCCGCCCGAGGCCGTGGTGCTCGGCTCCACAGCCACCGCGACGTGGAGCGCGACCGACGAGGCGAATGGTTCCGGACTCGCCACCGCCGGTGAGGGCTCAATCGGGCTCGACACGTCGACTGTGGGCGCGAGGACAGTCACGGTGCCGGCCGGCACGGCGACAGATGTCGCGGGCAATCCCTCCGCAGAAGTGAGCTGTGACTATGCGGTCATCTACGACTGGGAGGGCTTCGCGGAACCTGTTGATATGGGAGACGTCGTCAACTCGGTCAAGGCGGGAGGCGCAGTTCCGATCAAGTTCACACTGAATGGCGATCAGGGTACCGACGTGCTGGCGGCGGGCTCACCCATCGTTCAGTTCGGAACGTGCTCGTCCTCGGCGGCGGTCGACGAGATCGAGCAGACGGTGACGGCGGGCGCCAGCGGCCTCAAGTATGACGCAGCTGCCGACCAGTACGTCTACGTGTGGAAGACGGAAAAGTCCTGGGCCGGAAAGTGCGCCACCTTCGTGTTGCAACTCAACGACGGGACGACGCATACCGCACTGTTCGCATTCAACAAGTAG